One genomic window of Terriglobales bacterium includes the following:
- a CDS encoding DNA-3-methyladenine glycosylase, whose translation MSPGTARRQMPKVQRPPLSRRFYARDPRRVARELLGKVLVCRRGRRLLTGRIVEVEAYLGEGDLAAHAAAGKTKRNEVLFGPPGHAYVYFIYGNHYCLNVSCEREGKAGCVLIRALEPLAGLDQMARARDLEPCRDWAAHPTLARALTSGPGRLCEALGITRPRDNGKDVTSAQSGLWIADDGAKPRVRTTPRIGITRAAGHKLRYVVADSRFVSGPRLSR comes from the coding sequence ATGAGCCCGGGAACCGCGCGCCGCCAGATGCCGAAGGTACAACGCCCGCCGCTAAGCCGCAGATTCTATGCTCGCGACCCGCGCCGCGTCGCGCGCGAGCTGCTGGGCAAGGTGCTGGTCTGCCGGCGCGGGCGCCGGCTGCTGACCGGGCGCATCGTCGAGGTCGAGGCGTACCTGGGCGAGGGCGACCTGGCCGCACACGCGGCGGCAGGGAAGACGAAGCGGAACGAAGTGCTGTTCGGCCCGCCCGGCCACGCCTACGTCTACTTCATCTACGGCAACCATTACTGCCTGAACGTCTCGTGCGAGCGGGAAGGCAAGGCCGGATGCGTGCTCATCCGCGCGCTCGAGCCGCTCGCCGGGCTCGACCAGATGGCGCGGGCGCGCGACCTGGAACCCTGCCGGGACTGGGCCGCGCATCCCACGCTCGCGCGCGCGCTCACCAGCGGGCCGGGCCGGCTGTGCGAGGCGCTCGGCATCACGCGCCCGCGCGACAACGGCAAGGACGTGACCTCCGCCCAGTCCGGTCTCTGGATCGCCGACGACGGCGCCAAGCCGCGCGTCAGGACCACGCCCCGCATCGGCATCACCCGCGCCGCGGGGCACAAGCTGCGCTACGTCGTGGCCGATTCGAGGTTCGTTTCCGGACCGAGACTGTCACGGTAG
- a CDS encoding M67 family metallopeptidase — protein MLKLPAALAAELRAQGQRAYPEECCGVLLGRARGDTREVVEARACANARAGTRDRYAIAPGELIAAQRAARERGLELLGFYHSHPDHPPEPSATDRVEAYWEGSSYVIVSVTRGQADDLRSFVLRGGRFEAESVTP, from the coding sequence GTGTTGAAGCTGCCGGCCGCGCTCGCCGCCGAGCTGCGCGCGCAGGGTCAACGCGCGTATCCGGAAGAGTGCTGCGGCGTGTTGCTGGGACGCGCGCGCGGCGACACGCGCGAGGTCGTCGAAGCCCGCGCCTGCGCGAACGCGCGCGCCGGGACGCGCGACCGCTACGCCATCGCGCCCGGGGAACTGATCGCGGCGCAGCGCGCGGCGCGCGAGCGCGGCCTGGAGCTCCTCGGGTTCTACCACTCGCATCCCGACCACCCGCCCGAGCCCTCCGCGACCGATCGCGTGGAAGCCTACTGGGAGGGCAGCTCGTACGTGATCGTCAGCGTGACACGCGGCCAGGCGGACGACCTCAGGTCGTTCGTGTTGCGCGGGGGACGGTTCGAGGCCGAATCGGTAACGCCGTAG
- the corA gene encoding magnesium/cobalt transporter CorA, producing the protein MSSSAQLPPPRNPTLPWFAIDDPNSPQLDELAKRFGLHPLQIEDCRHRPQRAKYEEHLSYLFMVVKKIDNNDTLVFEDVDVFIGKDFLITVTQGHLATMDRAHRRITEDGTNRLDRALYFLVDSLVDEYSPVIDLIAEETSDLEDTVLVDPGPDKLQTIFRLKRRLIEFRRMASGMREVVNAIMRKERGFCGDDLDPYFRDVYDHLVRTVDLIETYRDLLASSLDIYLSAVANRTNEVMKVLTIWGTIALPLVIITGFFGMNFPLGLENSPHGIWVAVGVMTASTVSVLAYFKRKRWL; encoded by the coding sequence ATGAGCTCCTCCGCCCAACTTCCGCCGCCGCGCAACCCCACGCTGCCGTGGTTCGCGATCGACGACCCGAACTCCCCGCAGCTCGACGAGCTCGCGAAACGCTTCGGCCTGCATCCGCTCCAGATCGAGGACTGCCGCCACCGCCCGCAGCGCGCCAAGTACGAGGAGCACCTCAGCTACCTCTTCATGGTGGTGAAGAAGATCGACAACAACGACACCCTGGTCTTCGAGGACGTGGACGTCTTCATCGGCAAGGACTTCCTCATCACGGTGACGCAGGGGCACCTGGCCACCATGGACCGTGCGCACCGGCGCATCACCGAGGACGGCACCAACCGGCTCGACCGCGCGCTCTACTTCCTGGTCGATTCGCTGGTCGACGAGTACTCGCCCGTCATCGACCTGATCGCGGAGGAGACCTCCGACCTGGAAGACACGGTGCTGGTCGACCCCGGCCCCGACAAGCTGCAGACCATCTTCCGGCTGAAGCGGCGCCTGATCGAGTTCCGCCGCATGGCGAGCGGCATGCGCGAGGTGGTGAACGCCATCATGCGCAAGGAGCGCGGCTTCTGCGGCGACGATCTCGACCCCTACTTCCGCGACGTCTACGACCACCTGGTGCGCACCGTGGACCTGATCGAGACCTACCGCGACCTGCTCGCCAGTTCGCTCGACATCTATCTTTCCGCCGTCGCCAATCGCACCAACGAGGTGATGAAGGTGCTCACCATCTGGGGCACCATCGCGCTGCCCTTGGTCATCATCACGGGATTCTTCGGGATGAACTTCCCGCTCGGGCTGGAGAACTCCCCGCACGGCATCTGGGTCGCGGTGGGCGTGATGACGGCGTCCACGGTCTCAGTGCTCGCCTACTTCAAGCGCAAGCGCTGGCTCTAG
- a CDS encoding PEGA domain-containing protein — translation MGTSPQKIGRYEIVGELGKGAMGLVYKAMDPMIGRTVAMKTMRMDVHGMEADEMLKRFQNEARAAGVLNHANIVTIYDAGEQSGMFYIAMEFIEGVTLHSLLVQNRVLPVEQIIDVSRQVCAGLDVAHSHGVVHRDVKPANIMIMPDKTVKIMDFGIAKAGGGLTSAGQVLGTPNYMSPEQVKGRTLDGRSDLFSFGVILYEMVTGEKPFTGQNVTTIIYKIVNEHPIPPRELDVTIHPGLSQVITKALAKNPDERYQTGAELVRDLANYKNLGGPVAVASEAPAGGAAFDLGANATDKTVVFDSGAVAKMGSGSQAAANPAATPQTAAAAVAAKAIESTVDIARRKVAPAIASAKQRPKTMLIAGGVLLAILLIAGFAWMRNRATAAEQARQAEEQRIAEQQRIAEQQKTAIEQQVASAPAPASPGTTPGATSAKPAEPEPATQGGKPATKPASVPKPAAGKPATTASASPTPASTVPATVGELQITTTPSGADVRVDGAIQGTSPFTARNLTPGQHTVVISKAGHKGATRAIEVAAGKSTPLVVALEAIPTATLTVASQPEGAKIFIDEKDSGKVTPATLSLETGEHKVTLRKDGYKDASTTTPKLTLGQTFNFAPLLQAGKNEDNPFKKLFGGGGIPEGKGMANLKSNPKGAQILVNGFAAPKATPLKMPLDPGSYDVTFKLDGYQPLTRKVTIEKGKQLDVDVKLEKQ, via the coding sequence ATGGGAACCTCTCCGCAGAAGATCGGCCGCTACGAGATAGTCGGGGAACTGGGCAAGGGCGCCATGGGCCTGGTCTACAAGGCCATGGACCCGATGATCGGCCGCACCGTGGCGATGAAGACCATGCGCATGGACGTGCATGGCATGGAAGCCGACGAGATGCTGAAGCGCTTCCAGAACGAAGCGCGCGCGGCCGGCGTGCTCAACCACGCCAACATCGTCACCATCTACGACGCCGGCGAGCAGAGCGGCATGTTCTACATCGCCATGGAGTTCATCGAGGGCGTCACGCTGCATTCGCTGCTGGTACAGAACCGCGTGCTGCCGGTCGAGCAGATCATCGACGTCTCGCGCCAGGTGTGCGCGGGTCTCGACGTGGCGCACTCCCACGGCGTGGTGCACCGCGACGTCAAGCCGGCCAACATCATGATCATGCCGGACAAGACGGTGAAGATCATGGACTTCGGCATCGCCAAGGCGGGCGGCGGGCTGACCTCGGCCGGACAGGTGCTGGGCACTCCGAATTACATGTCGCCGGAACAGGTGAAGGGACGCACGCTCGACGGCCGCTCCGACCTGTTCAGCTTCGGCGTGATCCTGTACGAGATGGTGACGGGGGAAAAGCCGTTCACCGGGCAGAACGTCACCACCATCATCTACAAGATCGTCAACGAGCACCCCATCCCGCCGCGCGAGCTGGACGTGACCATCCACCCCGGGTTGAGCCAGGTCATCACCAAGGCGCTGGCGAAGAATCCGGACGAGCGTTACCAGACGGGCGCGGAGCTGGTGCGCGATCTCGCGAACTACAAGAACCTGGGCGGGCCGGTGGCGGTGGCGAGCGAAGCGCCCGCGGGCGGCGCGGCCTTCGACCTGGGCGCGAACGCGACCGACAAGACGGTGGTGTTCGATTCCGGCGCGGTGGCGAAGATGGGCTCCGGCTCGCAGGCGGCGGCGAACCCGGCCGCGACGCCGCAGACGGCCGCGGCGGCGGTGGCGGCGAAGGCCATCGAGAGCACGGTCGACATCGCGCGGCGCAAGGTCGCGCCCGCCATCGCCAGCGCCAAGCAGAGACCGAAGACGATGCTGATCGCCGGCGGAGTCCTGCTGGCGATCCTGCTCATTGCGGGATTCGCCTGGATGCGGAATCGCGCCACGGCGGCCGAACAGGCGCGGCAGGCGGAAGAGCAGCGCATCGCGGAGCAGCAGCGCATCGCCGAGCAGCAGAAGACTGCCATCGAGCAACAGGTCGCGAGCGCGCCCGCGCCGGCTTCGCCGGGCACGACGCCCGGCGCCACCAGCGCGAAACCTGCTGAGCCAGAGCCTGCCACCCAGGGCGGGAAGCCGGCGACCAAGCCCGCGAGCGTGCCCAAACCGGCGGCGGGCAAGCCGGCCACGACCGCTTCCGCATCACCGACACCGGCCTCGACGGTGCCGGCCACGGTCGGCGAGCTGCAGATCACGACCACGCCTTCGGGCGCCGACGTCCGCGTGGACGGCGCCATCCAGGGCACCTCTCCCTTCACGGCGCGCAACCTGACGCCCGGCCAGCACACGGTGGTCATCAGCAAGGCCGGCCACAAGGGGGCGACGCGCGCCATCGAGGTCGCCGCGGGCAAGAGCACGCCGCTGGTGGTGGCGCTGGAGGCCATCCCGACCGCCACGCTGACAGTCGCCAGCCAGCCGGAGGGCGCGAAGATCTTCATCGACGAGAAGGATTCCGGCAAGGTCACGCCGGCCACGCTCTCGCTCGAGACGGGCGAGCACAAGGTGACGCTGCGCAAGGACGGCTACAAGGACGCCTCGACCACCACGCCGAAGCTCACGCTGGGGCAGACCTTCAACTTCGCTCCGCTGCTGCAGGCCGGGAAGAACGAAGACAATCCGTTCAAGAAACTGTTCGGCGGCGGCGGCATCCCCGAGGGCAAGGGGATGGCGAACCTGAAGTCGAATCCCAAAGGCGCGCAGATCCTGGTGAACGGGTTCGCGGCGCCCAAGGCGACCCCGCTGAAGATGCCGCTCGACCCGGGGAGCTACGACGTCACCTTCAAGCTCGACGGCTACCAACCTCTCACCCGAAAAGTGACGATCGAAAAAGGCAAGCAGCTCGACGTCGACGTGAAGCTGGAGAAGCAGTAG
- a CDS encoding metallophosphoesterase, producing the protein MPRNLVRRNLGRISLALLFLAALAALLIDTQSVAARPAADKESRGGSGDLVIAQLSDSHIGLARAPEASANLRKAVQMINQRGVDAVLVTGDVGERPEAWQEALDILGGLKAKFYMVPGNHDVSTKNVGRWRQMMGKDYDRIQIKNVTIYALDSQLLGNYDNYDAKETIPLPPDTKAESDKMLGWFRERIEDEDRGAVAAEPRGGGERGNRLVFAMQHVPISRADGFPADPRPYWTVQEPYRSKELDLLHKLGVKHMFVGHWHKGMTYQADGITYHVAPATSWSPFDAPLGFAIHTISPDGEVKSEYVNLQ; encoded by the coding sequence ATGCCCCGAAACCTGGTACGTCGCAACTTAGGCCGCATCTCGCTTGCCCTTCTCTTCCTTGCCGCACTGGCGGCGCTGCTCATCGACACGCAATCGGTCGCGGCGCGACCGGCGGCCGACAAAGAGTCGCGCGGAGGGTCCGGCGACCTGGTCATCGCGCAGCTCTCCGACTCGCACATCGGGCTGGCGCGCGCGCCGGAGGCGAGCGCGAACCTCCGCAAGGCGGTGCAGATGATCAACCAGCGCGGCGTGGACGCCGTGCTCGTGACCGGCGACGTGGGCGAGCGCCCCGAGGCGTGGCAGGAGGCGCTCGACATCCTCGGGGGCCTGAAGGCCAAGTTCTACATGGTGCCCGGCAACCACGACGTCAGCACCAAGAACGTGGGCCGCTGGCGCCAGATGATGGGCAAGGACTACGACCGCATCCAGATCAAGAACGTCACCATCTACGCGCTCGATTCGCAGCTGCTCGGCAACTACGACAACTACGACGCCAAGGAGACCATCCCGCTACCGCCCGACACCAAGGCGGAGAGCGACAAGATGCTGGGCTGGTTCCGCGAGCGCATCGAGGACGAAGACCGCGGCGCCGTGGCCGCCGAGCCGCGCGGCGGCGGCGAGCGCGGCAACCGGCTCGTCTTCGCGATGCAGCACGTGCCCATCTCGCGCGCCGACGGCTTCCCTGCCGACCCGCGTCCCTACTGGACGGTGCAGGAGCCGTACCGCTCGAAGGAGCTGGACCTGCTGCACAAGCTGGGCGTGAAGCACATGTTCGTCGGGCACTGGCACAAGGGGATGACGTACCAGGCCGACGGCATCACGTATCACGTGGCGCCGGCGACGAGCTGGTCGCCCTTCGACGCGCCGCTCGGCTTCGCCATCCACACCATCTCGCCGGACGGCGAGGTGAAGAGCGAGTACGTCAACCTGCAGTGA
- the panB gene encoding 3-methyl-2-oxobutanoate hydroxymethyltransferase: protein MSVTSFRKDAGGLPAKVTTQSIWEKKQRREPITCLTAYDYASARLVDEGGVDMVLVGDSLAMVMLGYENTLPVTMREMLHHTAAVRRGVKRALVIADMPYASYHVSKKEALRNAARFVKEAGAEAVKIEGGEKRVALIERLIDAEIPVMGHIGLTPQSLHVMGGYKVQGKTLGAVEGLIKDAVALDRAGVFALVLEGIPREVAAMITAEVSAPTIGIGAGPECDGQVLVFHDILGLTFAPPAKFVRQYGDVGAVVRKAVADFKADVESGLYPNDDESYHLPKETKAALESLLARKRR, encoded by the coding sequence ATGAGCGTCACCTCTTTCCGCAAGGACGCGGGCGGCCTGCCCGCGAAAGTCACCACGCAATCCATCTGGGAGAAGAAGCAGCGGCGCGAGCCCATCACGTGCCTGACGGCGTACGACTACGCGTCGGCGCGGCTGGTGGACGAGGGCGGCGTGGACATGGTCCTGGTGGGCGACTCGCTCGCCATGGTCATGCTGGGCTACGAGAACACGCTGCCGGTCACGATGCGCGAGATGCTGCACCACACCGCGGCGGTGCGGCGCGGGGTGAAGCGCGCGCTGGTGATCGCCGACATGCCCTACGCCAGCTACCACGTCTCGAAGAAGGAGGCGCTGCGCAACGCGGCGCGCTTCGTGAAGGAAGCGGGCGCGGAGGCGGTGAAGATCGAGGGCGGGGAGAAGCGCGTCGCGCTGATCGAGCGGCTGATCGACGCCGAGATCCCGGTGATGGGGCACATCGGGCTGACGCCGCAGTCGCTGCACGTGATGGGCGGCTACAAGGTGCAGGGCAAGACGCTGGGCGCCGTCGAAGGATTGATCAAGGACGCGGTCGCGCTCGACCGCGCGGGCGTGTTCGCGCTTGTGCTGGAAGGCATTCCGCGCGAGGTCGCGGCGATGATCACGGCGGAAGTCTCCGCGCCGACCATCGGCATCGGCGCCGGCCCGGAGTGCGACGGCCAGGTGCTGGTGTTCCACGACATCCTCGGCCTGACGTTCGCGCCGCCGGCGAAGTTCGTGCGGCAGTACGGCGACGTCGGCGCGGTGGTGCGCAAGGCGGTCGCCGACTTCAAGGCCGACGTCGAGAGCGGCCTGTACCCGAACGACGACGAGTCTTACCACCTGCCCAAAGAGACGAAGGCGGCCCTGGAGAGCCTGCTGGCGCGGAAACGGCGCTAG
- a CDS encoding adenylate/guanylate cyclase domain-containing protein — translation MARLIISAPDGKRGILEITKPVLTVGRGSGNDLVLDHSSVSRLHAVLKLEADGSVVIADRGSTNGVLVNSERITREAKLANGDELVIGAYGLKFEHTAEGALRVEKVEVPSTVNDVLRAPVKYETPHAPDATAGSVDDLLAQLRKLEREKYLLTVLYDAGKALSARLSVDDIAEQVMNLAFRIEGVQRGFMMLFDERGGVQRQTEVRYRVQPTTAQPQISLSRSVLDLIKQQKQPILVSDASADERFTGSESMKISGLQSAMCAPLLGKERLLGIFYVDNLQATAAFTQEELNVFALVAAQAAAAIDSAVTHEALAKQAVQRSALERFLSPDVVEMIAANPNVRLGGSNQVVTVLFSDIRGFTTMSEKLPPEKVVEILNEYFTRVTDVIFDNGGMLDKYLGDGVMAVFGAPISKGNDAANAVRAGIEIQKLVLQLNLDSKARQWPELRVGVGINTGIVTAGNIGSPRRIDYTVVGDTVNVASRLMSNAAGWQILISESTAQSLGPEIPLEPLAPLQVKGKSQPLSVFSVQWAAQKAGAR, via the coding sequence ATGGCCCGCCTCATCATCTCGGCCCCGGACGGCAAGCGGGGCATCCTGGAGATCACGAAACCGGTGCTGACGGTCGGCCGCGGCAGCGGGAACGACCTGGTGCTGGACCACTCCAGCGTCTCGCGTCTGCACGCGGTGCTGAAGCTGGAGGCCGACGGCAGCGTGGTGATCGCCGACCGCGGCTCGACCAACGGCGTGCTGGTGAACAGCGAGCGCATCACCCGCGAGGCGAAGCTGGCGAACGGCGACGAGCTCGTCATCGGCGCGTACGGGCTGAAGTTCGAGCACACGGCCGAGGGCGCGCTGCGCGTGGAGAAGGTCGAGGTGCCCTCGACCGTGAACGACGTGCTGCGGGCGCCGGTGAAGTACGAGACGCCGCACGCGCCGGACGCCACCGCGGGGTCGGTGGACGACCTGCTGGCGCAGCTGCGCAAGCTCGAGCGCGAGAAATACCTGCTCACGGTGCTCTACGACGCGGGCAAGGCGCTGAGCGCGCGGCTCTCGGTCGACGACATCGCGGAGCAGGTGATGAACCTGGCCTTCCGCATCGAGGGCGTGCAGCGCGGCTTCATGATGCTGTTCGACGAGCGCGGGGGAGTGCAGCGCCAGACCGAGGTCCGCTACCGGGTGCAGCCCACGACCGCGCAGCCGCAGATCTCGCTCTCGCGCTCCGTGCTCGATCTCATCAAGCAGCAGAAGCAGCCCATCCTGGTCTCCGACGCGAGCGCGGACGAGCGCTTCACGGGCTCCGAGAGCATGAAGATCTCGGGGCTGCAATCGGCGATGTGCGCGCCGCTGCTGGGCAAGGAGCGGCTGCTCGGCATCTTCTACGTCGACAACCTGCAGGCCACCGCGGCCTTCACGCAGGAAGAGCTGAACGTGTTCGCGCTGGTGGCGGCGCAGGCCGCGGCCGCCATCGACAGCGCCGTCACGCACGAGGCGCTGGCCAAGCAGGCGGTGCAGCGCTCGGCGCTGGAGCGCTTCCTCTCACCGGACGTGGTGGAGATGATCGCCGCCAACCCCAACGTGCGGCTCGGCGGCTCCAACCAGGTCGTGACCGTGCTGTTCTCCGATATCCGCGGGTTCACCACGATGTCGGAAAAGCTGCCGCCGGAGAAGGTGGTCGAGATCCTGAACGAGTACTTCACGCGCGTGACCGACGTCATCTTCGACAACGGCGGGATGCTGGACAAGTACCTGGGCGACGGCGTGATGGCGGTGTTCGGGGCGCCCATCTCCAAGGGCAACGACGCCGCCAACGCGGTGCGCGCCGGCATCGAGATCCAGAAGCTGGTGCTACAGCTCAACCTCGATTCGAAGGCGCGCCAGTGGCCCGAGCTGCGCGTCGGCGTGGGCATCAACACCGGGATCGTGACGGCGGGGAACATCGGGTCGCCACGGCGCATCGACTACACCGTGGTGGGCGACACGGTGAACGTGGCTTCGCGGCTGATGTCGAACGCCGCGGGCTGGCAGATCCTGATCTCGGAATCGACCGCCCAGTCGCTCGGCCCGGAGATCCCGCTGGAGCCGCTGGCGCCGCTGCAGGTGAAAGGCAAGTCGCAGCCGTTGAGCGTCTTCTCCGTGCAGTGGGCCGCGCAGAAGGCGGGCGCGCGCTAG
- the tldD gene encoding metalloprotease TldD yields the protein MSNRDHFFFERYGLTDRDLERYLAAALSAGGDYADLYFEHHYSSGLTVDESLVKSASQGISAGCGVRVISGERTGYAYTDDLAPERILHAARTAAMIASGPARQPTADLKQASARNLYPVVSGKNDTDVAARLELVMRADRAARAYDPRIFQVRASYGEEIRRVLIAGSDGSLATDLQPLARFNVFCIAKENGNSARGSSGGGGRVAFDYFLNEKTPEHFAKEAARQTIIQLGAQEAPAGEMPVVLGPGWPGILLHEAIGHGLEADFNRKQTSAFSGLVGRRVASDKCTVVDNGTLPSRRGSLNVDDEGSPTQNTVLIEKGILKGYLADKLSARLMGIADTGNGRRESYEHIPMPRMTNTYMLAGDDSPEDIIRSVPRGIYAANFGGGQVDITNGKFVFSASEAYLIEDGHVTAPLKNCTLIGNGPDVLTRVSMVGNDLKLDEGVGTCGKDGQSVPVGVGIPTIKVDWITVGGTAK from the coding sequence ATGTCGAACCGCGACCACTTCTTCTTCGAGCGCTACGGCCTGACCGACCGCGACCTCGAGCGCTACCTCGCGGCCGCGCTCTCGGCTGGCGGCGACTACGCCGACCTCTACTTCGAGCACCACTATTCCTCGGGGCTCACGGTGGACGAATCGCTGGTCAAGTCGGCCAGCCAGGGCATCTCGGCCGGCTGCGGCGTGCGCGTCATCTCGGGCGAGCGCACCGGCTACGCCTACACCGACGACCTGGCGCCGGAGCGCATCCTGCACGCCGCGCGCACCGCGGCTATGATCGCCTCCGGCCCGGCCAGGCAGCCCACCGCGGACCTCAAGCAGGCGTCCGCCCGCAACCTCTATCCGGTGGTGTCCGGCAAGAACGACACCGACGTGGCCGCGCGCCTGGAGCTCGTGATGCGCGCCGACCGCGCCGCCCGCGCCTACGACCCGCGCATCTTCCAGGTGCGCGCCAGCTACGGCGAAGAGATCCGGCGCGTGCTGATCGCCGGCTCCGACGGCTCGCTCGCCACCGACCTCCAGCCGCTCGCGCGCTTCAACGTCTTCTGCATCGCCAAGGAGAACGGCAACTCCGCGCGCGGCTCCTCCGGCGGCGGCGGCCGCGTCGCCTTCGACTACTTCCTCAACGAGAAGACGCCCGAGCACTTCGCCAAGGAAGCCGCGCGGCAGACCATCATCCAGCTGGGCGCGCAGGAAGCGCCCGCCGGCGAGATGCCGGTGGTGCTTGGCCCGGGCTGGCCCGGCATCCTGCTGCACGAAGCCATCGGGCACGGCCTGGAAGCCGACTTCAACCGCAAGCAGACCTCGGCGTTCAGCGGGCTGGTCGGCCGGCGCGTCGCCAGCGACAAGTGCACCGTGGTGGACAACGGCACGCTGCCCTCGCGCCGCGGCTCGCTCAACGTCGACGACGAGGGCTCGCCCACGCAGAACACCGTGCTCATCGAGAAGGGCATCCTGAAGGGCTACCTCGCCGACAAGCTCTCGGCGCGGCTGATGGGCATCGCCGACACCGGCAACGGCCGCCGCGAGTCCTACGAGCACATCCCGATGCCGCGCATGACCAACACCTACATGCTCGCGGGCGACGACTCGCCCGAAGACATCATCCGCTCGGTGCCGCGCGGCATCTACGCCGCCAACTTCGGCGGCGGACAGGTGGACATCACCAACGGCAAGTTCGTCTTCTCGGCCTCGGAGGCCTACCTCATCGAGGACGGCCACGTCACCGCGCCGCTCAAGAACTGCACCCTCATCGGCAACGGGCCCGACGTGCTCACGCGCGTCTCCATGGTCGGCAACGACTTGAAGCTCGACGAGGGCGTGGGCACCTGCGGCAAGGACGGCCAGTCGGTGCCGGTCGGCGTCGGCATCCCCACGATCAAAGTCGACTGGATCACCGTCGGCGGCACGGCCAAGTGA
- the panC gene encoding pantoate--beta-alanine ligase has product MKIVKSIEQMRAASRELRRAGKRLGLVPTMGALHAGHLALVRAARGQSDAVCVSIFVNPTQFGPNEDFAKYPRPFEKDRELLEAEKVDLLFYPAVEEMYPPGAMTWVEVAEMSGRLDGRSRPGHFRGVTTIVSKLFHAVEPDAAFFGQKDAAQAAIIRRMVRDLDFDIRIVICPIVREPDGLAMSSRNAYLSPEERKQAAVLARALNRVQFHFDQGERRAPELIRIGKKVMAEEPAVKLDYFEVVNPDTLEPVAEVSKGALVAVAAFVGATRLIDNLLLFSGGTPATNPQ; this is encoded by the coding sequence ATGAAGATCGTGAAGTCCATCGAGCAGATGCGCGCCGCGTCGCGCGAGCTGCGGCGCGCGGGCAAGCGCCTGGGCTTGGTGCCGACGATGGGCGCGCTGCACGCCGGGCACCTGGCGCTGGTGCGCGCCGCGCGCGGGCAGAGCGACGCCGTCTGCGTCTCCATCTTCGTCAATCCCACGCAATTCGGCCCAAACGAGGATTTCGCGAAGTATCCGCGGCCGTTCGAGAAAGACCGCGAGCTGCTCGAGGCGGAGAAGGTCGACCTGCTGTTCTACCCCGCGGTCGAGGAGATGTACCCGCCGGGCGCGATGACGTGGGTCGAGGTCGCGGAGATGAGCGGCCGGCTCGACGGGCGCTCGCGGCCCGGCCACTTCCGCGGCGTCACGACCATCGTCAGCAAGCTCTTCCACGCGGTCGAGCCCGACGCGGCCTTCTTCGGGCAGAAGGACGCGGCGCAGGCGGCGATCATCCGGCGGATGGTGCGCGACCTCGATTTCGACATCCGCATCGTCATCTGTCCCATCGTGCGCGAGCCCGACGGGCTGGCGATGAGTTCGCGCAACGCCTATCTCTCGCCGGAGGAGCGCAAGCAGGCGGCCGTGCTGGCGCGCGCGCTCAACCGCGTGCAGTTCCACTTCGACCAGGGGGAGCGCCGCGCCCCCGAGCTGATCCGCATCGGCAAGAAAGTGATGGCCGAGGAGCCCGCGGTGAAGCTCGACTACTTCGAGGTCGTGAACCCCGACACGCTGGAGCCGGTGGCGGAGGTGTCGAAAGGCGCGCTGGTCGCGGTCGCGGCGTTCGTCGGGGCGACGCGGCTGATCGACAACCTGCTGCTGTTCAGCGGCGGAACGCCGGCAACGAATCCCCAGTAG